A genomic region of Exiguobacterium oxidotolerans JCM 12280 contains the following coding sequences:
- a CDS encoding DMT family transporter: MKKILTHPVGMVVFALFTTLLWGSAFPFIKKSYELLAITSSEYGEQLLFASYRFFLAGVLLLIVSVLIFKQPITLKKRAYAYSRLGFFLTFLQYVFFYIGLSLSTGVQGSIIAGSTSFFQMLLAHFRYEDDRLNRFKGLALFLGFTGVILANWPQGSAGVTFGVGEILLICAMISGAFANLIAKEYSAAYPVAPMTGWAMVIGSIGLFIAGAVLNGQWFPFHFTQTTAWMLFYLAFLSATGFTLWNLLMKYNPVSRVSLFMFFVPIYGVSLSALILGETIPPQALLGLLFVVAGILVSTYLPIWFQKRG; encoded by the coding sequence ATGAAAAAAATCTTAACCCATCCGGTCGGGATGGTTGTTTTTGCATTGTTTACGACACTTTTATGGGGGAGCGCCTTTCCGTTCATTAAAAAGAGTTATGAACTTTTAGCAATCACATCTTCAGAATATGGAGAGCAGTTATTGTTTGCGAGCTATCGTTTTTTCTTAGCAGGAGTTTTATTGCTCATCGTCAGCGTTCTGATTTTTAAACAACCGATTACTTTGAAAAAGAGAGCCTATGCCTATAGTCGGCTTGGATTCTTTTTGACCTTTTTACAATATGTCTTCTTCTACATCGGGTTGTCCTTATCGACAGGTGTCCAAGGCTCAATCATTGCCGGTTCAACATCGTTCTTTCAGATGTTACTTGCACACTTTCGTTATGAAGACGACCGCTTGAATCGTTTTAAAGGACTAGCGTTGTTCTTAGGGTTCACGGGTGTGATTTTAGCAAACTGGCCACAAGGGTCGGCGGGTGTCACGTTCGGTGTCGGTGAGATTTTGTTGATTTGTGCAATGATCTCAGGGGCATTTGCTAATTTGATTGCGAAAGAATATTCAGCTGCTTATCCGGTCGCACCGATGACGGGCTGGGCAATGGTGATTGGTTCAATCGGCCTGTTCATCGCAGGTGCGGTGCTGAATGGTCAATGGTTCCCGTTCCACTTCACACAAACGACAGCCTGGATGTTGTTCTATCTTGCTTTTTTGTCGGCGACAGGCTTTACGCTTTGGAACTTACTGATGAAGTACAATCCGGTCAGTCGCGTATCACTGTTCATGTTTTTCGTTCCGATTTACGGTGTCAGTCTATCTGCACTGATTCTCGGTGAGACGATTCCACCGCAAGCACTTCTTGGATTATTGTTTGTCGTCGCAGGAATTCTCGTCTCGACGTATCTTCCAATCTGGTTTCAAAAGCGTGGTTGA
- a CDS encoding MFS transporter translates to MLCLIQKMKGSCFVVSRRFALILSIVFISGFTQGLLIPLLSILLERQGTPAYINGLSAAVLYIGVIVAAPLMEKPLRRHGYVPVISFGLSLVAVAVFAFPLLPSVLAWMVLRFIVGFGDQTLHYGSQVWVTSITPNERLGRTMSLYGMAFGLGFALGPLAAPLVDYIDWLPFVLTGTLTVIVLVLLRRLPNEKPTDIMPEELQSAASRYRLVLASAWFTLLPGFTYGFLEATLNASFPVFATRNGYALSETSALITTFVVSSLIMQLPLGRLADHFGKRRTLITVLCIGASAFLAACFFFESYGALFAIFAFSGMALGSTYSLGVAYMTEQLPSHLLPTGNLLAGISFSLGSILGPIAGSVFVLLPPAFYFSLFVGVLFTLAYLLFRSTAKPAQIK, encoded by the coding sequence ATGTTATGCTTAATTCAAAAAATGAAAGGCAGTTGTTTTGTCGTGTCTCGTCGCTTCGCCCTGATTTTATCGATTGTCTTTATCTCCGGCTTTACGCAAGGATTATTGATTCCTTTGTTGTCTATTTTACTCGAGCGTCAAGGAACACCCGCTTACATAAATGGACTGAGTGCTGCCGTCCTTTATATCGGTGTCATCGTCGCTGCTCCGTTGATGGAAAAACCTTTACGACGTCATGGCTATGTCCCTGTTATCTCTTTCGGGCTGTCATTAGTCGCTGTCGCTGTGTTCGCCTTTCCGCTGTTACCAAGCGTCCTCGCTTGGATGGTGTTACGCTTCATCGTCGGGTTTGGCGATCAAACGTTACATTACGGTTCGCAAGTCTGGGTGACATCGATTACACCGAATGAAAGGTTAGGACGGACGATGTCGCTTTACGGAATGGCTTTCGGGCTCGGCTTCGCACTCGGTCCTCTTGCCGCTCCACTTGTCGACTACATCGACTGGCTCCCGTTCGTCTTAACCGGGACGTTGACCGTCATCGTCCTCGTCTTGTTACGTCGCTTGCCGAATGAAAAACCAACCGACATCATGCCGGAAGAATTACAAAGTGCCGCCTCCCGCTATCGTCTCGTCCTCGCGAGTGCCTGGTTTACGTTACTGCCTGGCTTCACGTACGGATTTTTGGAAGCGACATTGAATGCAAGCTTCCCGGTTTTTGCGACACGTAACGGCTATGCCTTGTCCGAGACAAGTGCCTTAATCACGACATTCGTCGTCAGTTCGCTCATTATGCAACTCCCGCTCGGACGACTCGCTGACCACTTCGGAAAACGGCGGACGTTAATCACTGTACTCTGCATTGGAGCGAGTGCGTTTCTTGCAGCTTGTTTCTTTTTTGAAAGTTACGGCGCCTTGTTCGCCATCTTCGCCTTTAGCGGCATGGCACTTGGCTCGACGTATTCATTAGGGGTCGCGTATATGACGGAACAATTGCCGAGTCATTTGTTACCGACCGGCAACCTCCTAGCTGGTATCTCCTTTAGTCTCGGATCGATTCTCGGACCGATTGCAGGCAGTGTGTTCGTCTTACTTCCTCCTGCTTTTTACTTTAGTTTATTTGTCGGCGTCCTCTTTACACTGGCTTATTTATTATTTCGCTCGACAGCTAAGCCTGCACAAATTAAATGA
- the yfkAB gene encoding radical SAM/CxCxxxxC motif protein YfkAB, whose protein sequence is MQVNIKKQKQTPQTDAWEAYQDVVKHGKSILTSIEFTTTNLCNMRCAHCAVGHNLALKDPDALPIELLIKRLDEVKELRTISITGGEPMMSMKSVKGYVLPLLKYAHERGIYTQINSNLTMDLERYKMIAPYLDVLHISHNWATVDEFTNVGFAMAERKASREQREALFQKMISNSKALSEMGVMISAETMLNGRTLPHIEKIHKQVVEEMGCARHEIHPMYDSGFAAITAFNKMQDFNQRMYPADFASMIEAASLDEIRDGIHRLLDVRDQNVWMLFGTLPFYACSMNEEDLVLHRRLRQEANVSVRNDPDGRSRLNVNIFDGEIIVTDFGDELASLGTIHDTSFNDAYAAWQQTELNKSLSCHCPAVKCLGPNALVKNAYYPDVDFLKQSSRL, encoded by the coding sequence ATGCAAGTAAATATCAAAAAACAGAAACAAACCCCTCAAACAGATGCTTGGGAGGCATATCAAGATGTAGTCAAGCATGGTAAAAGTATCTTAACAAGCATTGAATTCACTACAACAAATCTCTGTAACATGAGATGCGCTCATTGTGCGGTAGGTCATAACTTAGCACTCAAAGACCCTGACGCTTTACCTATTGAATTGCTCATCAAGAGGTTAGATGAGGTCAAGGAGCTGAGAACCATCAGCATCACAGGAGGAGAGCCTATGATGAGTATGAAGTCAGTTAAGGGCTATGTCCTCCCTCTTCTGAAATATGCTCATGAGCGAGGTATCTATACTCAGATTAACTCAAATTTAACTATGGACTTGGAGCGCTATAAGATGATTGCTCCTTATCTTGATGTCCTACATATCTCTCATAACTGGGCTACTGTAGATGAGTTTACAAATGTAGGCTTTGCTATGGCTGAAAGAAAAGCAAGCAGAGAACAAAGAGAAGCGCTATTCCAAAAGATGATTAGCAACTCTAAAGCTCTATCTGAAATGGGAGTTATGATCTCAGCAGAAACTATGTTGAATGGTAGAACCCTGCCTCACATTGAAAAGATTCATAAGCAGGTAGTAGAGGAAATGGGCTGTGCAAGACATGAAATACATCCTATGTATGATTCAGGATTCGCTGCGATTACAGCCTTCAACAAGATGCAAGATTTCAATCAGCGTATGTACCCAGCAGATTTCGCTTCGATGATTGAAGCGGCCAGTCTTGATGAGATTCGTGACGGGATTCATCGGTTGCTTGACGTCCGTGACCAAAACGTCTGGATGCTCTTCGGAACGTTACCGTTCTATGCCTGTTCGATGAACGAAGAAGATTTAGTGCTGCATCGCCGTCTGCGTCAAGAAGCGAATGTATCCGTCCGAAACGATCCGGATGGCCGCTCCCGTTTGAACGTTAATATTTTTGATGGTGAGATCATCGTAACAGACTTCGGGGATGAGCTCGCTTCTCTCGGAACGATTCACGATACCTCTTTCAATGACGCCTATGCCGCCTGGCAGCAAACTGAACTGAATAAAAGTTTATCGTGTCATTGCCCGGCCGTTAAATGCCTCGGACCAAATGCCCTCGTCAAGAATGCCTACTATCCAGATGTCGACTTCCTCAAGCAATCGAGTCGCTTATAA
- a CDS encoding Shedu immune nuclease family protein yields the protein MDIIDIKKKSFSVSDGSEIVLRKTKSTKMVFIPTLIDDPYSDKTGVKAKIVFLKKGFNEKWERYKEVDANNMKAGQWTQLELSLGETQKLLDGLQQCNLILKEFGLESSRYSLWDEEEIAEKEKADQIISLLSKHDTLIDELLENNHLVEKVFQWISQKKDIGQIVNKLESLEIDDLDRINSVVGLTKLKRVLSIWEDNKELNQSEKFWQDVLKDHTWILSQIFSTPTVLIQKEAYIGGKAYDNRGGNVVDFFLANPFTKDSVLIEIKTPQEKLLHVKPYRELHPPHTHIVGAVSQVLNYKLSLLSKIDGIVASSIRQGKDIDFEVINPSCVVIAGRLGSLNNQLERNSFEIYRKELATVTLITFDELFDKVKSLIDLLEKN from the coding sequence TTGGATATCATTGATATTAAAAAGAAATCATTCTCTGTTTCTGATGGTAGTGAAATTGTATTGCGCAAAACGAAAAGTACAAAAATGGTGTTTATACCAACTTTAATTGATGACCCTTATAGTGATAAAACAGGAGTTAAAGCGAAGATTGTATTTTTGAAAAAGGGATTTAATGAAAAATGGGAAAGATACAAAGAAGTAGACGCTAATAATATGAAAGCAGGACAGTGGACACAACTTGAACTTAGTCTTGGGGAAACTCAAAAATTACTAGATGGACTCCAACAGTGTAATTTAATTTTAAAAGAGTTTGGTTTAGAAAGTTCTCGCTATAGTTTGTGGGATGAGGAAGAAATTGCAGAGAAGGAAAAAGCAGATCAAATCATTAGCCTATTATCTAAACACGATACTTTGATAGATGAGTTATTAGAGAATAATCATTTAGTTGAAAAAGTATTTCAATGGATATCACAAAAGAAAGATATTGGTCAAATTGTGAATAAATTGGAGAGTCTTGAAATTGATGATTTAGATAGAATTAATAGTGTTGTAGGACTTACTAAATTAAAAAGGGTTCTTTCAATTTGGGAAGATAATAAAGAATTAAATCAAAGTGAAAAGTTTTGGCAAGATGTCTTAAAAGATCACACTTGGATACTAAGTCAAATTTTTTCTACTCCCACAGTCCTCATTCAAAAAGAAGCATATATAGGTGGGAAGGCATATGACAACAGGGGTGGTAACGTAGTAGATTTTTTCTTAGCAAACCCTTTTACTAAAGACTCTGTATTAATTGAAATTAAAACTCCTCAGGAAAAGTTACTTCATGTAAAACCCTACAGAGAATTACATCCTCCACACACCCATATTGTAGGTGCAGTTTCTCAAGTTCTAAACTATAAATTATCTTTATTATCAAAAATTGATGGTATAGTTGCAAGCAGTATTAGACAAGGAAAAGATATAGATTTCGAAGTTATAAATCCTAGTTGCGTTGTTATCGCTGGAAGATTAGGCTCTTTAAATAATCAATTAGAAAGAAATTCATTTGAAATATACAGAAAAGAATTAGCTACAGTTACTTTAATTACTTTTGATGAATTATTTGATAAGGTTAAAAGTTTAATTGATCTACTCGAAAAAAATTAA
- a CDS encoding type II toxin-antitoxin system HicB family antitoxin, which translates to MPIFKYYALVTPDLEDNCFLVSFPDLENVYTDGETLVEAVTHAEDALETMLEVMLVYGDEFNPPSPASAITVPEGASLIAVEVNVNTKGEAV; encoded by the coding sequence ATGCCTATCTTTAAATATTATGCCTTGGTCACACCAGATTTAGAGGACAATTGCTTTCTAGTGTCATTCCCTGATTTAGAGAATGTCTACACTGATGGAGAGACACTTGTAGAGGCTGTTACTCATGCAGAGGATGCTCTGGAGACAATGCTAGAGGTAATGCTTGTTTATGGAGATGAGTTTAATCCTCCAAGCCCTGCATCAGCTATCACTGTACCAGAGGGAGCTAGTTTGATTGCAGTAGAGGTCAATGTGAATACAAAGGGAGAGGCTGTTTAA
- a CDS encoding SE1561 family protein, producing the protein MGKARTDKLGQMNVLKSRMQLLCHTIDSLDETSDIEDLERLAVSLDQLKAKVLRYAKDMKEHEGSESG; encoded by the coding sequence ATGGGAAAAGCAAGAACTGATAAACTTGGCCAGATGAATGTGCTAAAATCAAGAATGCAGCTTCTATGCCACACGATCGATTCACTGGATGAAACATCAGATATCGAGGATTTAGAACGACTCGCAGTTTCCTTGGACCAGTTAAAAGCCAAGGTACTTCGTTATGCAAAAGATATGAAGGAACATGAGGGATCAGAAAGCGGTTAA
- the rlmD gene encoding 23S rRNA (uracil(1939)-C(5))-methyltransferase RlmD: MATKIKLNVGEIRSVTCLRMGINGEGIATLERQIVFIPGLLVGETAQIEITEVHDNFANAKLVKRDDRSPDRVTPLCPIYSQCGGCQLQHMSYAGQLRYKEEMLRNAFSKSTKLNIEKADIRSTIGTKEWEYRNKSQFAVGKEGNQIVSGLYSANSNRLVAIDDCIVQNKETLRVNNAVTKLLNDYNVPVYNSAKQDGVIRNIVVRTGIKTGEIQVVLVAFKDGFKDLEGLSRDIHNIPGVISVALNINDKLTSRVFGEETEVLRGVEKIEEQMGEFTYQLSPRAFFQLNPEQAERMYEEVVRAAALTGEERVVDAYAGVGSIGLWIAKGAKEVRGMEIIEEAVEDANAHMKQYGFNHAQYVVGKAEAWIPRWVKEGWIPDVFIVDPPRSGCDTQLLNAMISSKAKKIVYVSCNPQSLARDCDHLMKAGYKVSYIQPYDMFPQTAHVEAIVVLEKKKKKKF; the protein is encoded by the coding sequence ATGGCAACGAAAATTAAACTAAATGTTGGAGAAATCCGCTCCGTCACGTGTCTACGGATGGGAATCAATGGCGAGGGGATTGCGACACTCGAACGACAAATCGTGTTCATTCCGGGATTACTCGTCGGAGAAACAGCACAGATTGAAATCACGGAAGTCCACGACAATTTCGCAAATGCAAAACTCGTCAAACGTGATGACCGTTCGCCGGACCGTGTCACACCACTCTGCCCGATCTACAGTCAGTGCGGCGGATGCCAGCTTCAACATATGAGCTACGCGGGACAACTCCGTTACAAAGAAGAAATGTTACGAAATGCATTCTCGAAATCAACGAAGTTGAACATCGAAAAGGCAGACATCCGTTCAACAATCGGGACAAAAGAATGGGAATACCGCAACAAATCGCAATTCGCGGTCGGAAAAGAAGGCAATCAAATCGTCAGTGGTTTGTATTCAGCGAATTCAAATCGTCTTGTCGCGATTGATGATTGCATCGTCCAAAATAAAGAAACGTTACGCGTCAACAATGCCGTGACGAAGTTATTGAACGACTACAATGTACCGGTCTATAATTCTGCGAAACAAGATGGTGTCATTCGTAACATCGTCGTCCGGACAGGAATCAAAACAGGTGAGATTCAAGTCGTCCTTGTCGCGTTCAAAGATGGATTTAAAGATCTCGAAGGACTATCACGTGATATTCACAATATTCCGGGTGTCATCTCGGTCGCGTTAAACATCAATGACAAACTAACGTCACGTGTCTTCGGAGAAGAAACCGAAGTTCTTCGTGGTGTCGAAAAGATTGAAGAGCAGATGGGTGAATTCACGTATCAACTTTCACCACGTGCCTTCTTCCAATTGAATCCGGAACAAGCAGAACGGATGTATGAAGAAGTCGTTCGGGCAGCGGCGCTGACGGGTGAAGAACGTGTCGTCGATGCGTATGCTGGAGTAGGATCGATTGGTCTTTGGATTGCAAAAGGAGCAAAAGAAGTCCGCGGTATGGAAATCATTGAAGAAGCGGTTGAAGATGCGAATGCACACATGAAGCAATATGGTTTCAATCATGCCCAGTACGTCGTCGGGAAAGCAGAAGCTTGGATTCCGCGTTGGGTCAAAGAAGGCTGGATTCCGGATGTCTTCATCGTCGACCCACCACGGTCAGGTTGTGATACACAACTATTGAATGCGATGATCTCGTCAAAAGCTAAAAAAATCGTCTACGTTTCGTGTAATCCACAGTCGCTTGCCCGCGATTGCGACCACTTGATGAAGGCCGGTTATAAAGTGAGTTACATTCAACCATACGATATGTTCCCACAAACGGCACATGTCGAAGCAATCGTCGTCCTCGAGAAAAAGAAAAAGAAAAAGTTCTAA
- a CDS encoding TVP38/TMEM64 family protein, whose amino-acid sequence MLVSFIVSIFGFLPSAFVTAANVLYFGYWEGFLLSFLGEAFGALIAFYLYRFGVRRLTPKIDSIRVRKWTDRLAETNGRDAFWLIVLLRVLPFIPSGLVTLLSATSRVSPLIFFIASTLGKIPALFIEVASVSWFIGSDAAIQWVVVGVVIVLYAAHHVYKQYRSKQKTPSS is encoded by the coding sequence TTGCTCGTCAGCTTCATCGTCAGCATTTTTGGTTTCTTACCGAGTGCTTTCGTCACCGCGGCGAACGTGCTTTACTTCGGTTACTGGGAAGGGTTTTTGTTATCCTTCCTAGGTGAGGCCTTTGGTGCACTCATCGCTTTTTACTTGTACCGGTTCGGCGTCCGTCGCCTTACACCAAAGATTGACTCGATCCGCGTTCGAAAGTGGACCGACCGGCTCGCTGAAACAAACGGACGTGATGCGTTTTGGCTGATCGTTTTACTGCGTGTCTTGCCGTTCATTCCGTCCGGTCTCGTCACGTTGCTGAGTGCGACAAGTCGTGTATCGCCGCTCATTTTTTTCATCGCAAGTACCCTCGGCAAGATTCCCGCTCTCTTCATCGAGGTCGCGAGCGTCAGCTGGTTCATCGGAAGCGATGCGGCAATCCAGTGGGTTGTCGTCGGTGTCGTCATCGTTCTCTATGCGGCTCACCACGTCTACAAACAATATCGATCCAAACAAAAAACGCCGTCTTCTTGA
- a CDS encoding sensor histidine kinase, translating into MIKRYTIRKRIWITIWFTSVFSAILFLLLTFYLYDRFYLQTQEDILLNRGEKLINIYESEGLSGAFYDGMTYTNELTESKVFFIDFLQENPGGLRFLTNEDIEQLRNGQTVVSSRTHPIEGSDILMTGFPIIENNRLVGTLILYLELGQISEPFRPLRLMIFFMIGLIVLNLVIFGRQIIDTIIRPLIDMKRASTVYAQGDFDYRIPIQSDDEIGELAETLNKMAESLGEVDEQRKEFLANVSHELRTPLSYIRGYTEMMQDEHLDTKTRDQYYQIIERETERLQRLVNDLLDLAQLERDSYPMTKQPLVFSQVLEDVVYRMAPIAQAKGIQLVTDFDPSQIVLGDNDRLEQVIGNLIDNALRYTPSDRSIYLTTKTDGDLTICTIRDEGEGIPTEHLERLTKRFYRVDKSRTRKDGGTGLGLAITKHIIDRHDGTLAFTSEIGQGTTVTITLPLLPDEDDGFA; encoded by the coding sequence ATGATTAAACGTTACACGATCCGAAAACGGATTTGGATCACGATTTGGTTCACGAGCGTCTTTTCGGCGATTCTCTTTTTGTTACTCACGTTTTATCTATACGACCGGTTTTATCTGCAGACGCAAGAAGACATCTTGCTGAACCGTGGTGAAAAATTGATTAACATCTATGAGTCGGAAGGACTGTCCGGTGCCTTTTATGACGGAATGACCTATACGAACGAGCTGACGGAATCAAAAGTCTTTTTCATCGATTTCTTACAAGAGAATCCCGGTGGACTGCGTTTCTTGACGAACGAAGATATCGAACAGCTCCGAAATGGCCAAACGGTCGTCTCGAGCCGGACGCACCCGATTGAAGGCAGCGATATTTTGATGACAGGATTTCCAATCATCGAAAACAATCGGCTAGTCGGGACGTTGATCCTCTACCTTGAGCTCGGACAAATCAGTGAACCGTTCCGTCCGTTGCGGCTGATGATTTTCTTCATGATTGGTTTAATCGTCCTCAACCTCGTCATCTTCGGACGCCAAATCATCGATACGATCATTCGTCCATTGATTGATATGAAACGGGCCTCGACGGTCTATGCCCAAGGTGATTTTGATTACCGGATTCCGATTCAATCGGATGATGAAATCGGGGAGCTTGCCGAAACACTGAACAAAATGGCAGAATCACTTGGTGAGGTCGACGAACAACGAAAAGAGTTCCTCGCGAATGTCAGCCATGAACTCCGGACGCCCTTGTCCTATATCCGCGGATATACGGAAATGATGCAAGATGAACATTTAGACACGAAAACACGCGATCAATATTATCAAATCATCGAACGGGAGACGGAACGTCTGCAGCGTCTCGTCAACGATTTACTCGACCTCGCGCAGCTTGAACGCGATTCGTATCCGATGACGAAACAACCGCTCGTCTTCAGCCAAGTCCTTGAAGATGTTGTCTACCGGATGGCGCCAATCGCGCAAGCAAAAGGGATTCAACTCGTGACAGACTTTGATCCGAGTCAAATTGTCCTCGGTGACAATGACCGGTTAGAGCAAGTCATCGGAAACCTGATTGACAACGCCCTTCGTTATACACCGTCTGACCGTTCAATTTACTTGACGACGAAAACGGATGGCGATTTGACCATTTGTACGATCCGCGATGAAGGGGAAGGAATTCCCACTGAACATTTAGAGCGTTTGACGAAACGTTTTTATCGTGTCGACAAGTCGCGGACACGTAAAGATGGCGGGACCGGTCTTGGCCTCGCGATCACGAAGCACATCATCGATCGCCACGATGGGACGCTTGCCTTTACGTCAGAGATCGGACAAGGTACTACCGTCACGATTACGCTTCCCCTCTTGCCGGATGAAGATGATGGATTTGCATAA
- a CDS encoding response regulator transcription factor: MAEQFKILVVDDEAQMRDLLVSNLEKEAYVTTTATNGQEAIDKIQQDTFHLILLDVMMPEMDGLTACMRIREFSNVPIIMLTARSDELDRIHGLKIGADDYITKPFSPRELLARIEATLRRSHRFAVDQSASLSIGKLELDTESRSVHVSGKPVSLTRKEFDLLHLFVQHNDKVFSREQLLDQIWGADYIGNLRTVDTHIKTLRLKLGEAGGAIQTVWGIGYKFEEV; encoded by the coding sequence ATGGCAGAACAGTTTAAAATACTCGTCGTCGATGATGAAGCACAGATGCGCGATTTACTCGTATCAAATCTTGAAAAAGAAGCTTACGTCACGACAACTGCGACGAACGGACAAGAAGCAATCGATAAAATTCAACAGGATACCTTCCATCTCATTTTACTTGATGTGATGATGCCTGAAATGGATGGACTGACGGCATGCATGCGGATTCGCGAATTTTCAAATGTCCCGATCATCATGTTGACGGCTCGTTCGGACGAACTCGACCGGATCCATGGTTTAAAAATCGGTGCTGATGACTACATCACGAAACCCTTTAGCCCACGGGAACTCCTTGCCCGAATCGAAGCGACGCTCCGTCGGTCGCACCGTTTCGCTGTCGATCAATCCGCGTCACTATCAATCGGCAAACTCGAACTCGATACAGAAAGCCGAAGCGTCCACGTCAGCGGTAAACCAGTCAGCCTGACACGAAAAGAATTTGACTTGTTGCACTTGTTTGTCCAACATAACGATAAAGTTTTTTCTCGTGAGCAACTACTCGACCAAATTTGGGGAGCCGATTATATCGGAAACTTACGGACGGTCGATACACATATCAAAACACTTCGTCTGAAACTCGGTGAAGCTGGCGGCGCCATTCAAACGGTCTGGGGCATCGGCTATAAATTCGAGGAAGTATGA
- a CDS encoding GNAT family N-acetyltransferase has translation MLKQRELSDCADLFELMQHQDVYPYVRQKTRYFDEFLFTTKQAIEEEERGELVSRTILDEFDQPIGTISLLDIEGHYGFLGTWLGKPYHGKGYNNLAKEAFFSELFFELGFESVFMKIRQTNIRSQKAAEKLPYAFCADELRPTLLEQLNTGETQFTLYEVSKSSFHMYIHGRELETVYEQQLEA, from the coding sequence ATGCTCAAGCAACGGGAGCTGAGCGACTGCGCTGATTTGTTCGAACTGATGCAGCATCAAGACGTATATCCGTACGTCCGCCAAAAAACACGGTACTTTGATGAATTTCTGTTTACTACAAAGCAGGCAATCGAAGAGGAAGAGCGTGGTGAACTTGTCTCACGTACAATCCTGGATGAATTCGATCAACCAATCGGTACAATCAGTTTACTCGATATCGAAGGACATTATGGTTTTCTCGGTACATGGTTAGGTAAACCGTATCACGGAAAAGGGTATAACAATCTCGCAAAAGAAGCCTTCTTTTCTGAGCTGTTTTTCGAGCTCGGTTTCGAGAGTGTCTTTATGAAGATTCGTCAGACGAATATCCGTTCACAAAAAGCAGCAGAAAAATTGCCTTATGCCTTTTGTGCGGATGAACTCCGTCCGACGTTACTCGAACAATTGAATACAGGCGAGACCCAGTTCACGCTGTATGAAGTATCAAAGTCGAGTTTCCACATGTACATTCATGGTCGCGAACTCGAAACGGTCTACGAACAACAACTCGAAGCATGA